A single genomic interval of Balaenoptera musculus isolate JJ_BM4_2016_0621 chromosome 14, mBalMus1.pri.v3, whole genome shotgun sequence harbors:
- the DUSP18 gene encoding dual specificity protein phosphatase 18: protein MTASPCAFPVQFRQPSVSGLSQITSSLYISNGVAANNKLMLSSNHITTVINVSVEVVNTLYEDIHYVQVPVADTPMSRLCDFFDPIADHIHSVEVKQGRTLLHCAAGVSRSAALCLAYLMKYHAMSLLDAHTWTKSCRPIIRPNNGFWEQLIHYEFQLFGKNTVHMVNSPMGVIPDIYEKEVRLMIPL, encoded by the coding sequence ATGACAGCATCTCCGTGTGCCTTCCCAGTTCAGTTCCGGCAGCCCTCGGTCAGCGGCCTCTCACAGATCACCAGCAGCCTGTATATCAGCAACGGGGTAGCCGCCAACAACAAGCTCATGCTCTCCAGCAACCACATCACCACGGTCATCAACGTCTCAGTGGAGGTGGTGAACACCTTATACGAGGACATCCACTACGTGCAGGTGCCTGTGGCTGACACACCCATGTCGCGTCTCTGTGACTTCTTCGACCCCATTGCAGACCACATCCACAGCGTGGAGGTGAAGCAGGGCCGCACCCTGTTGCACTGTGCTGCCGGCGTGAGCCGCTCGGCCGCCCTCTGCCTTGCCTATCTCATGAAGTACCACGCCATGTCCCTGCTGGATGCCCACACATGGACCAAGTCATGCCGGCCCATCATCCGGCCCAACAATGGCTTTTGGGAGCAGCTCATCCACTATGAGTTCCAGCTGTTTGGCAAGAACACTGTGCACATGGTCAACTCCCCCATGGGAGTGATCCCCGACATCTATGAGAAGGAGGTCCGTCTGATGATTCCACTGTGA
- the SLC35E4 gene encoding solute carrier family 35 member E4, whose amino-acid sequence MCRCPRERHDGRMTSAEAVAVAGSARWASPQWPPDTPQALRRPGRAWVAVAALVWLLAGASMSSLNKWIFTVHGFGRPLLLSALHMLAAALACHPGARRPMPGRTRRQVLLLSLTLGASMACGNVGLSAVPLDLAQLATTTTPLITLALSALLLGRRHHPLQFAAMGPLCLGAACSLAGELRTPPAGCGFLLAATCLRGLKSVQQSALLQEERLDAVTLLYATSLPSFCLLAGAALVLEAGVAPLPAPTDSRLWACILLSCLLSVLYNLASFSLLALTSALTVHVLGNLTVVGNLVLSRLLFGSRLSTLSYVGIALTLSGMFLYHNCEFLASWAARRGFWRRDQPGKGL is encoded by the exons ATGTGCCGCTGCCCGCGGGAGCGCCATGACGGCAGGATGACCTCAGCTGAGGCAGTGGCGGTGGCTGGCAGTGCTCGGTGGGCGTCCCCTCAGTGGCCCCCTGACACCCCGCAGGCCCTACGGCGGCCTGGCCGGGCCTGGGTGGCCGTGGCAGCGCTGGTGTGGCTGCTGGCGGGAGCCAGCATGTCGAGCCTCAACAAGTGGATTTTCACGGTGCACGGCTTCGGGCGGCCCCTGCTGCTCTCGGCGCTGCACATGCTGGCAGCTGCGCTGGCGTGCCACCCGGGGGCACGGCGCCCCATGCCCGGCCGCACCCGCCGCCAAGTGCTGCTGCTCAGCCTCACCTTAGGCGCCTCGATGGCCTGCGGCAACGTGGGCCTGAGCGCTGTGCCCCTGGACCTGGCGCAGCTGGCCACCACCACCACGCCACTGATCACGCTGGCCCTGTCCGCGCTGCTGCTCGGCCGCCGCCACCACCCACTGCAGTTCGCCGCCATGGGCCCGCTCTGCCTGGGGGCCGCCTGCAGCCTGGCCGGAGAGCTCCGGACACCCCCAGCTGGCTGTGGTTTCCTGCTGGCGGCCACCTGCCTCCGTGGGCTCAAGTCCGTTCAGCAGA GTGCCCTGCTGCAGGAGGAGAGGCTGGACGCGGTGACCCTGCTGTATGCCACCTCGCTGCCCAGCTTCTGCCTGCTGGCAGGCGCGGCCCTGGTGCTGGAGGCTGGTGTGGCACCGCTGCCCGCCCCCACCGACTCCCGCCTCTGGGCCTGTATCCTGCTCAGCTGCCTCCTGTCTGTGCTCTACAACCTGGCCAGCTTCTCCCTGCTGGCCCTCACCTCGGCCCTCACTGTTCACGTCCTGGGCAACCTCACTGTCGTGGGCAACCTCGTCCTTTCCCGGCTCCTGTTTGGCAGCCGCCTCAGCACCCTCAGCTATGTGGGCATTGCGCTCACCCTTTCAGGAATGTTCCTTTACCACAACTGCGAGTTCTTGGCTTCTTGGGCTGCCCGCCGGGGCTTCTGGCGGAGGGACCAGCCTGGCAAGGGTCTCTGA
- the TCN2 gene encoding transcobalamin-2 → MGCLGALLFLLGGLGALAQTCEITEVDSTLVERLGQRLLPWMDRLSPEQLNPSIYVGLRLSSLQAGAKEAHYLHSLKLSYQQSLLSNDNSDSEAKPSMGQLALYLLALRANCEFVGGRKGGRLVSQLKRFLEDEKGAIGHNHQGHPHTSYYQYGLGILALCVHQKRVHDSVVGKLLYAVEYEQHLQQDHFPVDTLAMAGLAFSCLELSNLNPNQRNRITVALGRVQEKILKAQTPEGHFGNVYSTPLALQLLMASLRPTVELGTACLKAKAALLASLQHKAFQNPLMISQLLPILNQKSYVDLISPHCQAPRVLLEPATETPSQTQVPELIHVTLKVSSIFPSYRHSVSVPVGSSLEDVLKKAQEHSRFRYGTQASLSGPYLTSVMGKKAGEREFWQLLRAPDTPLLQGIADYRPRDGEAVELRLVGR, encoded by the exons ATGGGGTGCCTTGGGGCCCTCCTCTTCCTGCTTGGGGGCCTGGGAGCTCTTGCCCAGACCTGCG AAATAACAGAGGTGGACAGCACGCTGGTGGAGAGGCTGGGCCAGCGCCTCTTGCCCTGGATGGACCGGCTCTCCCCGGAGCAGCTGAACCCCAGTATCTACGTGGGCCTGCGCCTCTCCAGCCTGCAGGCTGGGGCCAAGGAGGCCCACTACCTGCACAGCCTCAAGCTCAGCTACCAGCAGAGCCTCCTGAG CAATGACAACAGTGACTCCGAGGCCAAGCCCTCCATGGGCCAGCTGGCCCTCTACCTGCTTGCTCTCCGGGCCAACTGCGAGTTTGTCGGAGGCCGCAAGGGGGGCAGGCTGGTCTCACAGCTGAAGCGGTTCCTGGAGGACGAGAAGGGGGCCATTG GGCATAATCACCAGGGCCACCCTCACACCAGCTACTACCAGTACGGCCTGGGCATCCTGGCCCTGTGTGTCCACCAGAAGCGGGTCCACGACAGCGTGGTGGGCAAGCTCCTGTATGCTGTGGAATACGAACAGCATCTCCAGCAGGACCACTTCCCTGTGG ACACACTGGCCATGGCGGGCTTGGCCTTCTCCTGTCTGGAGCTATCCAACCTCAACCCCAATCAGAGAAACCGGATCACTGTGGCCCTCGGGAGAGTGCAAGAGAAGATCCTGAAGGCCCAGACCCCAGAGGGCCACTTTGGGAATGTCTACAGCACCCCTCTGGCACTGCAG TTGCTGATGGCCTCCCTTAGACCCACGGTGGAGCTGGGCACAGCATGCCTCAAGGCCAAGGCTGCTCTGTTGGCCAGCCTACAGCACAAGGCCTTCCAGAACCCTCTCATGATTTCTCAGCTGCTGCCCATCCTGAACCAGAAGAGCTATGTGGACCTCATCTCCCCACACTGTCAGGCACCAAGAG TCCTGTTGGAACCAGCTACGGAGACCCCTTCACAGACCCAAGTCCCAGAGCTCATCCATGTCACGCTGAAGGTCTCCAGCATCTTTCCTTCGTACAGACACTCCGTCTCTGTCCCTGTCGGCTCCTCTTTGGAAGATGTCCTGAAGAAGGCCCAGGAGCACAGCAGGTTCAG GTATGGAACACAGGCCTCCTTGTCAGGCCCCTACCTGACCTCCGTGATGGGGAAGAAAGCTGGGGAACGTGAGTTCTGGCAACTCCTCCGAGCCCCCGACACCCCGCTGCTGCAAG GTATTGCCGACTACAGACCCAGGGATGGAGAAGCCGTCGAGCTGAGGCTGGTTGGCCGGTAG